Genomic segment of Hydra vulgaris chromosome 11, alternate assembly HydraT2T_AEP:
ATCATCGCAGTGGTAAGTTTTGGTTTCTTCAGTGGCTTTCTGCACTTGAATCCTAACTCGTAACTTCGCCTTCTAAAAGATCCAAGTGAAATGTTGATTCCTTGGTCTTTCAAAACGCTTTTCAGTTTTATTGCTGGCATCTTACGATTTTgctcaataacttttttgatcTTTCTATCATCTCTAGCACTTGTTATTCTTTTTCGGCCACAGCAGCCTGTTCGCTGTGCTTCTAATTTGACCCCCATTTTGAGTTTAGAATTTATTCTTCTAACTGTAGCCTGTGAGACTTTGACAATTTTGGCAATATTTCTTTGACTGTGATTTGTTTCTTGCAGAAGAACAGCTACTTTAGCTAATTTACGTGGGGAAACATCACTAGCTCTACCCATTATTAATCTAAAAACCACAACaacatttaataagttattatatgacagggattctttaaaaaaacacttaaaaacaactgaaatttcattatttgagtttttaagaCAGTCGACAATAATTTAGACATATAATTTGAACATATAAAGACATATAATTTGAGTtatgaaagataaaaataactgaatgtttttaattttatatttttaaaatttaccataccttttataaagttgaaaatattgttaaaaagtgtatatatttcataaatgtttttaatctaaaacaaaaaatgaatgacAGGAagttatattacatataaataataaaaagtaaacagcAATAACCCCTACCTAACaaagaaaatccaaaaaagtaacaaaattttgaattttttttttgagtctaATAATTTGAGTAggtactgtatatataaatatatatatatatacatatatatatatatatatatatatatatatatatctatatgtataggtatatatatatatatatatatatatatatatatatatatatatatatctatatgtataggtatatatatatatatatatatatatatatatatatatatatatatatatatatatatatatatatatatatatatatatatatatatatatatatagcatttagctaattcctggTACTGCAGGTAACAataacatatatactatatagctcTAGTTTAGCGCTCTTATAAGTAtgcatttatattatacatgacaatataaagatattttctttatttatatatacacacttatgtatatctatgtatttatatgtatacaggccttgttatgagatttcgctgcgtaacaaaaatgtaaaacacaTTTCAAAGTAACTCAATTCagcaaatatattttgtattgttaaaaGTCTGCTATCATCATCACTAGCGTATTTTCAAGTACCGCATTgtagttaaagttattttattaacgCGTTGAAAATTATACAGTTTAATAAAAGCTTTGTATAATAAAAGCTCACtataataaaagttacaaataaaatctaagtttctgtttgaaaaatcattttatcatttttttcaaatataaactatattttattttgaaaaaaatataaaacctaacataatatttgtttattaacttataattttacagttggtttttggttattttattaactgttaataaattttttcttatttattttgtgaactctttttaatagtgtttttaaacaataaagagATTTATAAGTTACCGATTACATATTCGTgatcataatttattttcataaattaaacgAACGTCATCAAAACTTTACGTTGTTGAATtgacaataaacaaaatatcttattaataaaatatttacatcaaaataaatcgtgcattttttaaactattatgctgaaaaataatttatatatttaaaaggaatttatatatttaattcctTAAGATAAAACtcaaaacactttattttctttaacaaatttttaacaacaacaaaaaaattattaaacaagctgtttctttaagaaaaaaatctattagtttacaattgcggtTAAATGCTTCTGcttatgaatttaatttttctgaataaacgtcacataaacaatatcaaaagataatttaaatattctaaaagattaaagtttttgcgtaacgcAAAACTGCTGAACACGTAGACAAATTGCCTTTTCGCAGGCAAAATGCGAGCTGCGTAAcacttcttaacaaggcctggtatatatcttatactacTGATTTAAGTGAGCAGTGTGAGGTCATACTGAAGTAGCCTGCTGCCAgaggcttcagtacatacatcgactgacaaatagcctgactcgcagtggagtgctactatgtcgactgagggtttgggatggggcagcaatctttccattcatttttcttctttttctaaagaACCCATATTAATTTAGATAAGCAAAATATAGTGAGCAAGTGCTCacataaatatgctatagtatatatatatatatatatatatatatatatatatatatatatatatatatatatatatatatatatatatatatatatatatatatatatatatatatatatacacactgcAGGCCAAAAGTTTCCGGACACTtggattttgtttaaatttttaattaaaactcctataattatttcaaaaaaattcaaatatcatatttattttataaaagatacaTATAGTtactatttaagaaaaaaaaaaggcaaaaaatgaaataaaaaaaataaatactaacaacattattaaactgttttttcatcaaaaaataaccCACgagtttttatcacttttttgcGATCCGTGGAAtcctatttattaatttatttattatttcggGTGTAATTGATAACCAAGATTCTTCTAATATCTGCCACATGTGCTCTTTGGATGTTGGGCATTTTTGTCTGACCTTTCTGTCTAATTCTTCCCACAGTAACTCTATTGGGTTCAAATCTGGTGATTGGGCCGGCCAGGTCATGTTTTTGAGGACACCATTATCCTCTTGTTCCTTTATATAGTTCTTACATAATTTTGAGGTGTGTTTAGGGTCATAGTCctgtataaaaacaaaaccaCGACCAATAGTTCTTAAGCCAGAAGGTATAGCATTGTTTTCtagaattgttttatattgttcttTTTTCATAATACTCTCAATTTTAACTAGGTCACCTACACCAGCTGAAGAAAAACATTACTATACCATAATTGACCCACCACCATGCTTGATTGTCGGTACTAAACACTCTAggatcattttttcttttgttattctTTTGATGTAAATTCTACGTCTTTGCCCAAACAGTTCAAATTTGGAGTCGTCAGTCCATAGTATTTTTCACCAGTCTTCTTCTGTCCAATTTTGGTGGTCTATAGCCCATTGTAaccttttcttttaatttccaatCCGTAGCAACGGTTTCCTGACCGCAATGCGGCCAGAAAGTCCTGCTTGTCTAAGACGTCGTTTCGTAGTGGTTATTGAATAGATTTTGAGTGACTCCTATTAAAGCCTGAAGTAATTTCCGTGGCCGTAAGTTTTCGATTTCTTTTACTCAtcaatattatactattatcTTCTGCTTTTGTTGTCTTTCGTGGTCTACCAGATCtttttttgtcttcaaaaaAGCCTGTTTTTTTCCATCGTTTGATGGTATCTTGTACAGTACTTCTggcaacttttagttttttgcaaattttacgAACTGAAAAACTTTCTTTATGTAATGAAATTATTTCAGAACGTTTTGCAACCGTTAAAGATGGTTTTTTAcccatatttttaattaaatagtcgaaaataaaattttaaatttttttcaaaattttttaatgcaaccGTCATTAATACCAAATGGAAactaaacaaaactaaatattcTTAATCATTTTAGTCGGttatcattatattataaatatttacttcatgtttgaacaaataaataactttaacaagACCAAACTCTTAAGAGTGTGTAACGCTATATATcaagttaaaataaacaattaaaaaaacaaacttatttatgTAAGTTTGAGGTCAGTAATACCCAATTACTGACCTCAAACTTACATAAACTCTTAAAATTAGTAAgtttaagtattataaattaatattattgattaatttaatgATACAGGATAGATTTtagctttttatataaaaatatcaagtatCCGGAAACTTTTGGCCTGCAGTgtatatcaggggctattctagcaAAGAAATTTGGGCAATGTCTTGCCATTTAATATTCCATATTATTTCccatatttgataatatttccGTTAAACCTCctgaaatgaatattatttttgaaatttttatataattttgcttcttttgaaacccaacatgacatacttttgataagctttttttttttaaacctatttaaTGTTCCAGGGTCTGTAGcaaccccttaaaatattttttattcaaaaaatttttaaatctggcatatttttattatatacaacatattCAGGAGGTGCCAGCAGTCATTTTCaaatatagttgtttttaaaaccaccctattatatatatacatatatatatatatatatatatatatatatatatatatatatatatatatatatatatatatatatatatatatatatatatatatatatatatatatatatatatatatacatatatatatacatatttatatatatatatatatatatatatatatatatatatatatttatatacatatgtatatatatattctgtattTAACTTagaacaatttttcttttaactgcACTTagtcaatttcttttattattttttaaatctttttatttttcatatgttttgccgcaaattgcaaataaatgaaagaatggatttatagataaatttaaaactattaatcgCACGTTTGCgcttctttttctttaataggattattatatatatatatatctatatatatatatatatatatatatatatatatatatcaggcttggtcgggaaaggcgtgcgatcgcactctgATCTTGACCACGCATACAATATTTAGTTGCGACAACTTGCCCACGGCTTCatagatgttttgagaacatttcaaaaaataatcaagcGCAAAAAAGTTcaactggaccgatgagagacaattacaaaaattaaaagctgcctgattaaattgttataaaataagtttagaataattaataaacttcGTCTTTTATAATTAAGCGACActcttttatataaagtaaaaacttactattaataattgtttaataaagaaacaattgttattcaatttatcaaagagtttagtataatttcttttatttgagtACTTCTGATTTATTTCAACAAGATTCTAATAAACAAACGtttgttgatttatttaataaataaaaaagtcaatctttttttaaccatttcGCGCTTTACGTAGTTGGCCtgagttttgtttttacaaattacaTACGATTCTTTGTAGTACGACGAacaaaagaaacaattaaatCATTCAGTTACTATGACAATGTTAGAACGTTGTTTTTAGCAGtatctttaaaaatgataaaaacaattccGCAATGTGCTAGACACCTGAATTAGCGGTCTATAATGATCAGTATCCAAAAAAATTACATTccaaatgaattattttttattttttattttactaaccaaaaccaaattttaaatacGTCAAACTATctgaaagcatttttttatgattaaactcaaaaggtaaaaataaattatgaagaggaagcggaactgctttaCCACTGATTATGaatagtgagtgggctttttttttattttttattttaataagtatttaaaacagaaataagtaaatttaagtttaagtataacaaATTTGTAAGAATGACatctgaagcaaaaaaaattcaagatagtaaaccaatatctaagaacttaaaaacttttcgtTCGtgggggaaagaatcagttattgGATACACGGAAGAAAATGGTTTAGTTGTCAAAATATGGTGTAAGATTTGTGCTAGGAACAAAACTGAAATTTCAACGGATGCTTTAGTTAAAGGAGTATCAAATCATTCTTTGAAAGCGTTTACGGAGGGAACTTGTGTGGTGACAAAGTATcaggtaaaattaaaataattagcttGTTCTTAATTTGTGACTCCAggaattaatttaaacataatttttctaccattatataacttataactGTAGTTATCTTATAATTTACTATATTACTaagtgaataaattttttagaaaattgcttAATTTGAACCgtgattttttctttgataataataaaggtTGATCGCCATCTTAGAGGGCAAAGCCATAGATTAGCGGTGCTGATTGATAATGGTAACTCAGAAGATCCTGGAAGTAGTTGTATTGCTAACCTCGATATGGAAAACTTGTTAACTATTACACAAGACAACCGCGAAGCGTTATTAAAGATGATTAGAACAGCCTATGAAATGGCTCTAAAACCAAGCATGCCACATAGCCATTTCAAGACACTGATCAAATGCCAAAGACTTAATGGTGCACTCCTTTTACAAGGAAAAGACAACAATAAAGCAGGTTATTGATTTTTAGGTTCAGTTTCTTTTtcgtaatttaataaaataattcaaattaaaaaatcaaatgaaagtTACGTTACTAttataatgaaagtttatttttttttttttttaagattaaacatTCGAATGGTCTTATCCTTTTGAtttatccattttattttttaatttgaaaaatattagttttattattatttctttattttattgtttttaatttcttttttagcaCGTGAATATATCTCATGCATTGCCAGTGccattaaagaaaaagttgctAAAATTGTCAATGAAACAAACTTTTTCTCCATTCTTTCCGATGGTTCTCAGGCTAGAAAAACAAAGGATGAAAAAGAGTTGATTCTTGTGCGTGTTGAACGCGAAGGGACCCCTGCCTGTTTTGTAGTTTCTTTACTTGATATGAACAGTTTGGGTGGTATGAATGCCAATACCATTAAAAAGGCTATTGATAGCATTTTTATTGAAACCGGTAGTGTTCCTTTAACTGCGTCAGCTTACAAATACAAACTTGTAAGCGCTACGGCCGACGGAGCTTGCGTTAATTTTGGAATTTATAATGGCGTgttaacacaattaaaaaaagatagaatGTGGCTGATAAAAATTCACTGCGTAAACCATCGTTTAGAATTAGCAATAAAAGATGCTGTGAAAGATATTTCCCAGTATAAAGAGTGTGAACATTTTTACATTtccatatttaatttatttcgcAATTCTGGAAAGCTAAAATGCGCAGTTAAAAAAGCTGCTGAGGCTTTGAACATTACATATTACACGTTGCCTAAAATATTTGGAACGCGCTTTATAAGTCACAGGAGACGCGGCtttacaaaacttttacataattGGCCTTCGCTTATTGTGGGTTTCGATAATACTCTTGCTGATCGCGACACTAAAGCAGATATGCGTGCTAAACTTTCTGGATTGTCCAAACGGTTGCATGACTACAGACTATTATGTATGGTTTGTAGTTATTTGGACATCTTAGAAAAGTTATCACCATTATCATtggtttttgaaaaacaaatgttaatgGTGAATGAGTTAAAACCAGCGGTGGATATAACAAAGGCTAGCTTAGCGGAATTAAGCCATGaagatattgataatattattgatTCATATTTACTCAAGtttaaaatcaatgaaaaagaTGGTTCAACCAATCTTCTTTCTTCGTATTTCAAAGAAGGTAACGAATTGAAAAAATCAAACCCTGAGTTTGTTGAGATTGAACTCAACAATATGGCTAATCTTAACTTTGAATGTATTCATTCTGCCATTAAAGTAAGAAAATTAGCAATTGAAATCATTCTGCCATTAATAAACGATAGATTTAGTTCGCTGTTAAATCCCATATTCGAATCAATGGATTGGTTAGATCCGCAAGTATGGACAGCAGACAGCATGTATGGTGATGCCAGCATATCTTTATTGCTAAACGAATTTTTTTACCCTCTAGAAAAATTAGGAATGGATTTTAAAATGGTTCTTTCGGAATGGAGAGCTgcaaaactattaataaatgcGCAGTACACCACTGCACTCACACCATTGCAAATATGGcagaatatttttctttattataaaattaagtttccAAACTTGAGTCTTTTAGTTGAACTTCTGATGTGTATTGCTGGTTCTAATTCAGCTGTCGAACGCGTTTTCAGTATTTTGACTGTGATTTTGACTGATAGGCGTTTAAAGATGAACCACTCAACAATGGAAGACTCAATAATCATAGCAGGGAATGACACGAATTTCACTCAACAAGAACGCGATGATATTTTAAGTCGTGCTGTGGATATTTTCTTAGATAAGCGAAgagtttttttccttgattcAGCTAATGCTAGTATTGCCACTGATTATAGTAGCAAAGAAAGCTGCACCAGTGAAGATATAAGTTCTATATCTGAATCGGAcggataaaaaatttgtaatataaattttatcccacataattttatatttatgtacattACTTAAGAGTCCTGAAGGACGAAAATATATTTAgcattatatatatgatatctTTGATTGTCATATTCTT
This window contains:
- the LOC136087468 gene encoding zinc finger protein 862-like, with the translated sequence MTSEAKKIQDSKPISKNLKTFRSWGKESVIGYTEENGLVVKIWCKICARNKTEISTDALVKGVSNHSLKAFTEGTCVVTKYQVDRHLRGQSHRLAVLIDNGNSEDPGSSCIANLDMENLLTITQDNREALLKMIRTAYEMALKPSMPHSHFKTLIKCQRLNGALLLQGKDNNKAAREYISCIASAIKEKVAKIVNETNFFSILSDGSQARKTKDEKELILVRVEREGTPACFVVSLLDMNSLGGMNANTIKKAIDSIFIETGSVPLTASAYKYKLVSATADGACVNFGIYNGVLTQLKKDRMWLIKIHCVNHRLELAIKDAVKDISQYKECEHFYISIFNLFRNSGKLKCAVKKAAEALNITYYTLPKIFGTRFISHRRRGFTKLLHNWPSLIVGFDNTLADRDTKADMRAKLSGLSKRLHDYRLLCMVCSYLDILEKLSPLSLVFEKQMLMVNELKPAVDITKASLAELSHEDIDNIIDSYLLKFKINEKDGSTNLLSSYFKEGNELKKSNPEFVEIELNNMANLNFECIHSAIKVRKLAIEIILPLINDRFSSLLNPIFESMDWLDPQVWTADSMYGDASISLLLNEFFYPLEKLGMDFKMVLSEWRAAKLLINAQYTTALTPLQIWQNIFLYYKIKFPNLSLLVELLMCIAGSNSAVERVFSILTVILTDRRLKMNHSTMEDSIIIAGNDTNFTQQERDDILSRAVDIFLDKRRVFFLDSANASIATDYSSKESCTSEDISSISESDG